The following are encoded together in the Streptomyces sp. NBC_01465 genome:
- a CDS encoding 3-hydroxyacyl-CoA dehydrogenase NAD-binding domain-containing protein, with translation MSENTTIRWEQDESGVVTLVLDDPNQSANTMNQAFKDSIAAVADRLEAEKDSVRGIVFTSAKKTFFAGGDLKDMIQVGPAQAQQAFDAGMAIKHALRRIETLGKPVVAAINGAALGGGYEIALACHHRIALDAPGSKIGLPEVTLGLLPAGGGVTRTVRLMGIADALLKVLLQGTQYSPQRALENGLVHEVAASTEEMLAAARAFIDAHPVSQQPWDVKGYKIPGGTPSNPRFAANLPAFPANLKKQINGANYPAPRNILAAAVEGSQVDFETAQTIEARYFTELVTGQVAKNMIQAFFFDLQAVNSGASRPQGIAPRPTRKVAVLGAGMMGAGIAYSCARAGIEVVLKDVTPEAAAKGKAYSEQILAKALSRGRTTEAKRDALLALIRPTADPADLAGCDTVIEAVFEDVSLKHKVFQEIQDVVGPDALLCSNTSTLPITLLSEGVSRPADFIGLHFFSPVDKMPLVEIIKGERTGDEALARAFDLVRQIKKTPIVVNDSRGFFTSRVIGQFINEGVAMLGEGADPASIEQAAAQAGYPAKVLSLMDELTLTLPRKIRNEARRAVEEAGGTWAGHPSDAVIDRMVDEFGRTGRSGGAGFYEYVDGKRAGLWPGLREHFTQQGTEIPFLDMQERMLFSEALDTVRCFEEGVLMTVPDANIGSIFGIGFPGWTGGVIQYINGYEGGLPGFVARSRELAARYGERFTPPALLVEKAEKGERFS, from the coding sequence ATGAGCGAGAACACCACCATCCGCTGGGAACAGGACGAGAGCGGCGTCGTCACCCTCGTCCTCGACGATCCGAACCAGTCCGCCAACACCATGAACCAGGCGTTCAAGGACTCCATCGCGGCCGTCGCGGACCGCCTGGAGGCGGAGAAGGACAGCGTCCGCGGCATCGTCTTCACCTCCGCCAAGAAGACCTTCTTCGCGGGCGGCGACCTCAAGGACATGATCCAGGTCGGCCCCGCCCAGGCCCAGCAGGCCTTCGACGCGGGCATGGCGATCAAGCACGCCCTGCGCCGCATCGAAACCCTCGGCAAGCCCGTCGTCGCCGCGATCAACGGGGCGGCGCTGGGCGGCGGTTACGAGATCGCCCTCGCCTGCCACCACCGCATCGCCCTCGACGCGCCCGGCTCCAAGATCGGCCTCCCCGAGGTCACGCTCGGCCTGCTTCCCGCGGGCGGCGGCGTGACCCGTACGGTACGGCTGATGGGCATCGCCGACGCCCTCCTGAAGGTCCTCCTCCAGGGCACCCAGTACAGCCCGCAGCGCGCCCTGGAGAACGGCCTGGTCCACGAAGTGGCCGCCTCCACCGAGGAGATGCTCGCGGCGGCCCGCGCCTTCATCGACGCGCACCCGGTCTCCCAGCAGCCCTGGGACGTCAAGGGGTACAAGATCCCCGGCGGCACCCCATCCAACCCGCGCTTCGCCGCCAACCTCCCCGCCTTCCCCGCCAACCTGAAGAAGCAGATCAACGGCGCGAACTACCCGGCGCCGCGCAACATCCTGGCGGCCGCCGTCGAGGGCTCGCAGGTCGACTTCGAGACCGCGCAGACCATCGAGGCCCGGTACTTCACGGAGCTGGTCACCGGCCAGGTCGCCAAGAACATGATCCAGGCGTTCTTCTTCGACCTGCAGGCCGTCAACTCCGGTGCCAGCCGCCCCCAGGGCATCGCACCGCGCCCCACCCGCAAGGTCGCCGTGCTCGGCGCCGGGATGATGGGCGCGGGCATCGCGTACTCCTGCGCCCGCGCCGGCATCGAGGTCGTCCTCAAGGACGTCACCCCGGAGGCGGCGGCCAAGGGCAAGGCGTACTCGGAGCAGATCCTGGCGAAGGCGCTCTCCCGGGGCCGTACGACCGAGGCCAAGCGCGACGCGCTCCTCGCCCTGATCAGGCCGACCGCCGACCCTGCCGACCTGGCGGGCTGCGACACGGTGATCGAGGCGGTCTTCGAGGACGTCTCCCTCAAGCACAAGGTGTTCCAGGAGATCCAGGACGTCGTCGGCCCCGACGCGCTCCTCTGCTCCAACACCTCCACGCTCCCCATCACCCTTCTCTCCGAAGGGGTTTCGCGCCCGGCGGACTTCATCGGCCTGCACTTCTTCTCGCCGGTCGACAAGATGCCGCTGGTCGAGATCATCAAGGGCGAGCGGACGGGTGACGAGGCGCTGGCCCGTGCCTTCGACCTCGTACGGCAGATCAAGAAGACCCCGATCGTCGTCAACGACTCGCGCGGCTTCTTCACTTCGCGTGTGATCGGCCAGTTCATCAACGAGGGCGTCGCGATGCTCGGCGAGGGCGCGGACCCCGCGTCCATCGAGCAGGCGGCGGCCCAGGCGGGCTACCCGGCGAAGGTGCTCTCCCTGATGGACGAGCTGACGCTCACCCTGCCGCGCAAGATCCGCAACGAGGCGCGGCGCGCGGTCGAGGAGGCGGGCGGCACCTGGGCCGGCCACCCCTCGGACGCGGTGATCGACCGGATGGTGGACGAGTTCGGCCGTACGGGACGCAGCGGCGGAGCAGGCTTCTACGAGTACGTCGACGGCAAGCGGGCGGGCCTCTGGCCGGGCCTGCGCGAGCACTTCACGCAGCAGGGCACGGAGATCCCGTTCCTCGACATGCAGGAGCGGATGCTGTTCTCGGAGGCGCTGGACACGGTGCGCTGCTTCGAGGAGGGCGTGCTGATGACGGTGCCCGACGCCAACATCGGCTCGATCTTCGGCATCGGCTTCCCCGGCTGGACGGGCGGCGTCATCCAGTACATCAACGGCTACGAGGGCGGCCTGCCCGGCTTCGTAGCACGCTCCCGTGAACTGGCCGCCCGCTACGGCGAGCGCTTCACGCCGCCCGCGCTGCTGGTGGAGAAGGCGGAGAAGGGCGAGCGCTTCAGCTGA
- a CDS encoding MBL fold metallo-hydrolase: MKLAPHLHRLGNDVVACYLIDTPEGITLVDAGMPGHWKDLQRELSSLGKTADDIRGLVLTHGDADHIGFAERLRSEHGVPVFVHAADADRARTGEKPKTATGPMRLGPALTFFGYGIRKNALRTRYVGEVTEIADGDVLDLPGSPVIVGMPGHSPGSVAVHIPVADAVFVGDALTTRHVLTGRTGPQPAPFTDDPAEALASLDRIAPLEASWVLPGHGTPWRTSPAQVGEAVRKG; the protein is encoded by the coding sequence ATGAAACTCGCACCGCATCTGCACCGCCTCGGCAACGACGTGGTGGCGTGCTACCTCATCGACACCCCCGAGGGCATCACGCTCGTCGACGCGGGCATGCCCGGCCACTGGAAGGATCTGCAGCGCGAACTCAGCTCTCTGGGCAAGACCGCGGACGACATCCGCGGCCTCGTACTGACCCACGGCGACGCCGACCACATCGGCTTCGCCGAACGCCTGCGCAGCGAGCACGGCGTACCGGTGTTCGTGCACGCCGCCGACGCGGACCGCGCCCGTACGGGAGAGAAGCCCAAGACCGCGACCGGCCCAATGCGGCTGGGACCGGCGCTCACATTCTTCGGGTACGGCATCCGCAAGAACGCCCTGCGCACCCGCTACGTCGGCGAAGTGACCGAGATCGCCGACGGCGACGTCCTGGACCTGCCGGGGAGCCCCGTGATCGTGGGCATGCCGGGGCACTCCCCGGGCAGCGTGGCCGTGCACATCCCCGTCGCCGACGCGGTCTTCGTCGGCGACGCCCTCACCACCCGGCACGTCCTCACCGGTCGCACCGGACCGCAGCCCGCACCCTTCACCGACGATCCGGCCGAGGCGCTCGCCTCCCTCGACCGGATCGCCCCACTGGAGGCGTCCTGGGTGCTCCCGGGCCACGGCACCCCCTGGCGCACCTCACCGGCACAGGTGGGCGAGGCGGTCAGGAAGGGCTGA
- a CDS encoding TetR/AcrR family transcriptional regulator yields MPTPEKTSLSRIVATGRALLEASGQHGLTMQSVAAREGVRAPSLYKHVGNRAALLAAVAEATVDDLTARLESTDGSLEELLRSYRQFARSWPEGFRLIHSAHAPPQSLARAAGPVLRASRELVGERDELDAARLVTAWATGFIEMELNGAFQLGGDVDRAFEYGLTGIRRALQPEA; encoded by the coding sequence ATGCCGACCCCGGAGAAGACCTCGCTCAGCAGGATCGTGGCCACGGGCCGCGCTCTGCTGGAGGCAAGCGGCCAGCACGGGTTGACGATGCAGAGCGTCGCCGCGCGGGAGGGAGTGCGGGCCCCGTCGCTGTACAAGCACGTCGGCAATCGCGCGGCGCTGCTGGCAGCCGTGGCCGAGGCCACCGTCGACGACCTGACCGCCCGACTGGAGTCGACGGACGGCTCGCTCGAGGAACTGCTGCGCAGCTACCGGCAATTCGCCCGGTCCTGGCCCGAGGGGTTCCGGCTGATCCACTCCGCACACGCACCACCCCAGTCGCTCGCCCGCGCGGCCGGCCCGGTCCTGCGCGCCTCCAGGGAACTCGTGGGCGAGCGGGACGAGCTCGACGCGGCCCGCCTGGTGACGGCCTGGGCCACGGGATTCATCGAGATGGAGCTCAACGGCGCCTTCCAGCTCGGGGGCGACGTCGACCGCGCCTTCGAGTACGGACTGACCGGCATCCGCAGGGCACTCCAGCCCGAGGCGTGA
- a CDS encoding MerR family transcriptional regulator, whose protein sequence is MATETEQPTLTVDELAARAGVTVRTVRFYSTRGLLPPPVIGPRRVGHYGPEHLSRLALVEELQHQGMTLSAIERYVTQLPADLSAHDLAIHRALVASWAPDSAQEATRAELERRAGQALSEKDIDRLAAMNVLERGDAPDTFRVEPGLLRLGVQLLQVPISLDTLLAARDVVLEHSRQTAKELTRLFQDEVWGPYSESEHNPEAVETMKTLSAHMQPMVVQALVTAFQRSLKEELRARYAGE, encoded by the coding sequence ATGGCCACAGAGACCGAGCAGCCGACGCTCACGGTCGACGAACTGGCCGCCCGCGCCGGAGTCACCGTGCGCACCGTCCGTTTCTACAGCACCCGCGGACTGCTGCCCCCGCCCGTCATCGGGCCCCGGCGCGTGGGGCACTACGGCCCCGAGCACCTCTCCCGGCTCGCGCTCGTCGAGGAGTTGCAGCACCAGGGGATGACGCTGTCGGCCATCGAGCGCTACGTGACGCAGTTGCCGGCCGACCTCAGCGCCCACGATCTCGCCATCCACCGTGCCCTGGTGGCCTCTTGGGCCCCCGACTCGGCCCAGGAGGCCACGCGCGCCGAGCTGGAACGGCGGGCCGGGCAGGCGCTGTCGGAGAAGGACATCGACCGGCTCGCCGCGATGAACGTGCTGGAGCGGGGCGACGCTCCGGACACCTTCCGGGTCGAACCCGGGCTGCTGCGGCTCGGCGTACAGCTCCTGCAGGTTCCGATCTCCTTGGACACGCTGCTGGCCGCGCGCGACGTCGTACTCGAACACTCGCGGCAGACCGCGAAGGAGCTGACCCGGCTCTTCCAGGACGAGGTGTGGGGTCCGTACAGCGAGAGCGAGCACAACCCCGAGGCGGTGGAGACGATGAAGACGCTCTCCGCCCATATGCAGCCGATGGTGGTTCAGGCTCTGGTGACGGCCTTCCAGCGCTCCCTGAAGGAGGAGTTGCGCGCCCGGTACGCCGGGGAGTGA
- a CDS encoding macro domain-containing protein yields the protein MTGIEYVQGDATAPQGKGVKVIAHVCNDLGGWGKGFVLAVSRRWPEPEAAYRRWHRERAGNDFGLGAVQFVEVGPYIRVANMVGQRGIRTGSKGVPVRYEAIDTALGAVADKAVELGASVHMPRIGCGLAGGKWARVEPFIAERLVARGLRVTVYDHV from the coding sequence ATGACGGGGATCGAGTACGTACAAGGGGACGCCACCGCGCCGCAAGGCAAAGGTGTCAAGGTGATCGCGCACGTCTGCAACGACCTGGGCGGCTGGGGCAAGGGCTTCGTGCTGGCCGTCTCGCGCCGCTGGCCCGAGCCCGAGGCGGCCTACCGGCGCTGGCATCGCGAGCGCGCGGGCAACGACTTCGGGCTCGGCGCCGTGCAGTTCGTCGAAGTCGGCCCGTACATCCGGGTCGCGAACATGGTCGGCCAGCGCGGGATACGCACCGGCAGCAAGGGCGTGCCCGTGCGGTACGAGGCCATCGACACCGCGCTGGGCGCTGTGGCCGACAAGGCTGTCGAACTCGGCGCCTCGGTCCATATGCCGCGCATCGGCTGCGGGCTGGCCGGCGGGAAGTGGGCCCGCGTCGAACCCTTCATAGCCGAGCGCCTCGTGGCACGCGGCCTCCGCGTCACGGTCTACGACCACGTGTGA
- a CDS encoding ATP synthase F0 subunit B: MQKLAVDLGPLKPDNTQLLFGVVLFALLYLVLAKVLLPRIARTIAARDDAIHGQQERAEDLRVQAEEIHADYQAALADARHEASRIRQQAKEEGAAAIAEARAEGIREKEAIVAEGTVVIEAERTAAEAELRTHVEELAVELAERILGEPVRQRSVD, encoded by the coding sequence ATGCAGAAGCTTGCCGTGGATCTGGGGCCGCTGAAGCCCGACAACACCCAACTGCTCTTCGGGGTCGTGCTGTTCGCCCTCCTCTACCTCGTCCTGGCCAAGGTCCTCCTCCCGCGTATCGCTCGCACCATCGCAGCCCGCGACGACGCCATCCACGGGCAGCAGGAGCGGGCCGAGGATCTGCGTGTGCAGGCGGAGGAGATCCACGCGGACTACCAGGCCGCGCTCGCCGACGCCCGGCACGAGGCCTCCCGCATCCGGCAGCAGGCCAAGGAGGAGGGGGCGGCCGCGATCGCCGAGGCCCGGGCCGAGGGGATACGGGAGAAGGAGGCCATTGTGGCCGAGGGGACCGTGGTGATCGAGGCCGAGCGCACGGCCGCCGAAGCCGAGCTCCGTACGCATGTCGAGGAGCTCGCGGTGGAGCTGGCCGAGCGGATCCTGGGCGAGCCGGTACGGCAGCGCAGCGTCGACTGA
- a CDS encoding oxygenase MpaB family protein, translated as MSPRTPDPTPPPPGGVLWSEAGDLRMLLTLPAALVMQVAHPAVGAGVDEHSVFRTDPWGRGERSLRSVQLWVYGGEAAAEEGRRLRRMHRTIQGTDTRGRSYHALTPAHYAWVHATGFPVFHHARKYIGRPYTEAQERQLYAEWLQVGRILGIHDRDMPQTIEDFWPYYYKVLAEEIEATPVVKELLATDTVISAPDRGPLPLRLLLRVLWPVLLPPIARFRRFATIGFMPPEAREVLGLEWTEAQERRLRRFGRVVRAVVPVLPERLRYLPLAREARARHRSLTRKPSAPAPSP; from the coding sequence ATGAGCCCTCGCACCCCGGACCCGACACCGCCCCCGCCCGGCGGGGTCCTGTGGAGCGAGGCCGGCGACCTCCGGATGCTGCTCACCCTGCCCGCGGCCCTCGTCATGCAGGTCGCCCACCCGGCCGTCGGCGCCGGTGTCGACGAGCACTCCGTCTTCCGCACAGACCCCTGGGGGCGCGGCGAACGCTCACTGCGGTCCGTACAGCTCTGGGTGTACGGCGGGGAGGCCGCGGCCGAGGAGGGCCGGCGGCTGCGCCGTATGCACCGCACCATCCAGGGCACCGACACCCGGGGCCGCAGCTACCACGCGCTCACCCCCGCCCACTACGCGTGGGTCCACGCCACCGGCTTCCCGGTCTTCCACCACGCGCGGAAGTACATAGGCCGCCCCTATACCGAGGCCCAGGAGCGACAGCTCTACGCGGAGTGGCTCCAGGTCGGCCGGATCCTCGGCATCCACGACCGGGACATGCCGCAGACCATCGAGGACTTCTGGCCGTACTACTACAAGGTGCTGGCAGAGGAGATCGAGGCGACCCCGGTTGTGAAGGAGCTCCTCGCCACCGACACCGTCATCTCCGCCCCCGACCGCGGCCCGCTCCCGCTGCGCCTGCTGCTGCGCGTGCTCTGGCCCGTCCTGCTGCCCCCGATCGCCCGCTTCCGGCGCTTCGCCACCATCGGCTTCATGCCGCCCGAGGCGCGCGAGGTGCTCGGCCTGGAGTGGACGGAGGCCCAGGAGCGCAGACTGCGCCGGTTCGGCCGCGTCGTCCGGGCCGTGGTGCCCGTACTGCCCGAGCGGCTGCGCTATCTCCCGCTGGCCCGCGAGGCCCGCGCCCGCCACCGCAGCCTCACGCGGAAGCCCTCCGCACCAGCTCCGTCTCCATGA
- a CDS encoding LacI family DNA-binding transcriptional regulator — protein MPDRIRPTLEAVAAHAGVSRATASRVVNGGAGVRAPLVERVRLAVDELGYVPNHAARTLVTRRNGAVAVIIAEPEIRIFSDPFFSLQLRGISRELTAHDSQLVLLLVEGSGDYDRIARYLAGGHVDGALAFSLHTQDRLPAVTHQVGIPTVFGGRPVHAGAADELAVPYVDCDNRGGAGDAVRHLASLGRRRIAHIAGPQDQTSGIDRLDGYRDVVGDEDPTLVAQGAFTADSGARAMAELLDRHPDLDAVFAGNDLMAQGALRVLQERGRRIPEDVAVVGFDDMDSVVEATDPQLTTVRQDIEGMGRLMVRLLISGLDSGADGTADSVIMETELVRRASA, from the coding sequence GTGCCCGACCGAATCCGGCCCACCCTTGAAGCCGTCGCGGCCCACGCCGGCGTCTCCCGGGCGACGGCCTCGCGCGTCGTCAACGGCGGCGCGGGGGTGCGGGCACCTCTGGTGGAGCGGGTGCGCCTCGCGGTCGACGAGCTCGGTTACGTACCGAACCACGCGGCCAGGACTCTGGTCACCCGGCGCAACGGCGCGGTGGCGGTCATCATCGCCGAGCCGGAGATACGGATCTTCTCCGACCCGTTCTTCTCCCTCCAACTGCGCGGAATCAGCCGCGAGTTGACGGCGCACGACTCCCAGCTGGTGCTGCTCCTGGTGGAGGGCAGCGGGGACTACGACCGGATCGCCCGCTATCTCGCGGGCGGCCATGTCGACGGCGCGCTCGCCTTCTCCCTGCACACCCAGGACCGGCTCCCGGCCGTCACCCACCAGGTCGGCATCCCGACGGTCTTCGGCGGGCGCCCGGTGCACGCCGGTGCGGCGGACGAGCTGGCCGTGCCGTACGTCGACTGCGACAACCGGGGCGGAGCGGGCGACGCCGTACGTCATCTGGCCTCGCTCGGGCGCCGGCGGATCGCGCACATCGCGGGCCCGCAGGACCAGACGTCCGGTATCGACCGGCTCGACGGCTACCGGGACGTGGTGGGCGACGAGGATCCCACGCTCGTCGCACAGGGCGCCTTCACCGCCGACAGCGGGGCCCGGGCGATGGCCGAACTCCTCGACCGCCACCCGGACTTGGACGCCGTCTTCGCCGGGAACGACCTGATGGCCCAGGGTGCGCTGCGGGTCCTTCAGGAGCGGGGTCGGCGGATTCCCGAGGACGTCGCGGTCGTCGGCTTCGACGACATGGACTCGGTCGTCGAAGCCACGGATCCGCAGCTCACCACGGTCCGCCAGGACATCGAGGGGATGGGGCGACTGATGGTGCGGCTGCTGATCAGCGGGCTGGACAGCGGGGCCGACGGGACCGCGGACTCGGTGATCATGGAGACGGAGCTGGTGCGGAGGGCTTCCGCGTGA
- a CDS encoding M1 family metallopeptidase has product MHRRLIVPSALAASLLLAIPASAADFHPGAPGIGDSYYPAYGNGGYDVSHYDLRLRYQPDSDRLDGTATLLAKTTEDLSRFNLDFLLDVSEVRVNGAKASFAASGQHELEITPAKPLPKGTSVTVVVRYSGVPSTKTAYGFSTWHRTPDGAVAADEPESAWWWYPSNDHPLDKATYDVSVTVPDGTQAISNGTLQSQSSKLGKTTFNWRSNKPQATYLTTLAVGKFDITTGTTDSGIPVVNAYSKDLGDNDGAARASVERTGEVADWLSGYFGPYPFSALGGYVPNTTTGYALETQTRPFYSPKQFANGSNVSVVVHELAHQWYGDDVSLKGWKDIWINEGFARYAQWLWSDSEGEGTTQELADYVYASHPADDPFWTIKPGDPGAENQFELPVYDRGALAIQALRNEIGDDAFFAILKGWPKEHAYGNASVADFERYAEKISGKPLAELFDTWLFQPVKPASAAKAQARIAVASAVPAQPKSWKQIAATNTIHDH; this is encoded by the coding sequence GTGCACCGCAGACTGATCGTCCCGAGCGCGCTCGCCGCCTCGCTGCTGCTGGCGATCCCGGCATCCGCGGCGGACTTCCACCCCGGAGCCCCCGGCATCGGCGACTCGTACTACCCCGCGTACGGCAACGGCGGATACGACGTCTCGCACTACGACCTCAGGCTCAGGTACCAGCCGGACAGCGACCGCCTGGACGGCACGGCGACGCTCCTCGCGAAGACCACCGAGGACCTGTCGCGCTTCAACCTGGACTTCCTGCTCGATGTGAGCGAGGTGCGCGTCAACGGCGCCAAGGCGTCCTTCGCCGCCTCCGGCCAGCACGAGCTGGAGATCACCCCGGCCAAGCCCCTGCCCAAGGGCACCTCGGTGACAGTCGTCGTCCGCTACAGCGGGGTTCCGTCCACGAAGACCGCGTACGGCTTCTCCACCTGGCACCGCACCCCCGACGGCGCGGTCGCGGCCGACGAGCCCGAATCAGCGTGGTGGTGGTACCCGAGCAACGACCACCCGCTCGACAAGGCGACGTACGACGTCTCGGTGACCGTGCCCGACGGCACGCAGGCGATCAGCAACGGCACGCTCCAGTCGCAGAGTTCGAAGCTCGGGAAGACCACCTTCAACTGGCGCTCCAACAAGCCGCAGGCGACATACCTGACGACCCTCGCGGTCGGGAAGTTCGACATCACCACCGGCACGACCGACTCGGGCATCCCGGTCGTCAACGCGTACAGCAAGGACCTCGGTGACAACGACGGGGCGGCGCGGGCGAGCGTCGAGCGGACCGGCGAGGTCGCCGACTGGCTGAGCGGGTACTTCGGTCCTTACCCCTTCAGCGCGCTCGGCGGCTACGTCCCGAACACGACGACGGGGTACGCGCTGGAGACGCAGACCCGGCCGTTCTACAGCCCCAAGCAGTTCGCGAACGGTTCGAACGTCTCGGTCGTCGTCCATGAGCTCGCCCACCAGTGGTACGGCGACGACGTCTCCCTCAAGGGCTGGAAGGACATCTGGATCAACGAGGGCTTCGCCCGCTACGCCCAGTGGCTCTGGTCGGACAGCGAGGGCGAGGGCACCACGCAGGAGCTCGCGGACTACGTGTACGCCTCGCACCCGGCCGACGACCCGTTCTGGACCATCAAGCCCGGTGACCCGGGCGCGGAGAACCAGTTCGAACTCCCCGTCTACGACCGGGGCGCGCTCGCGATCCAGGCGCTGCGCAACGAGATCGGCGACGACGCCTTCTTCGCGATCCTCAAGGGCTGGCCCAAGGAGCACGCCTACGGCAACGCCTCGGTGGCGGACTTCGAGCGGTACGCCGAGAAGATCTCCGGCAAGCCGCTCGCCGAGCTCTTCGACACCTGGCTGTTCCAGCCGGTGAAGCCCGCCTCGGCGGCGAAGGCCCAGGCGCGGATCGCCGTCGCCTCGGCCGTGCCCGCACAGCCGAAGTCCTGGAAGCAGATCGCCGCGACGAACACGATCCACGACCACTGA
- a CDS encoding Xaa-Pro dipeptidyl-peptidase, with translation MPIRRTLVVGAVAALMAVLVSPSGAQAAPARESRPVYSYDNAIRESVWVDTGLDGDADGKTDRVAVDIVRPREPAQQGRKIPVIMDASPYYSCCGRGNESQLKTYDANGNVVQFPLFYDNYFVPRGYAFVAVDLAGTNRSDGCIDIGGRSDIQSAKAAVDWLNGRARAYTTRTGATRAAKADWTNGKTGMIGKSWDATIANGVAATGVEGLKTIVPISGISSWYDYYFQQGAPLYDSGPDSLAEYVDSPEQLARCAAVQKKLVDGAPRTGDWTKLWSERDYVPDAGKVKASVFAVHGMQDLNVRTKHLGQWWDALAKNGVERKIWLSQTGHVDPFDYRRGAWVDTLHRWFDHYLLGYDNGIDHEPMADIERHPDQWSTDKVWPPRTTDTTKVRPASGSSAGVGTLGLKAARPGSTETFTDDPAQDETNWASAIDTSTPAKTGFTTKPLTKDLRLSGSSTVTVTATPTTATAHLSAVLVDLGPDTIRNYSAGGEGITTLTTRSCWGASTAGDSSCFLDTKAKTAAVDYTVFSRGWADLGNYASDHKGRTLSPGKAYTITIDLAATDHVVPAGHRLALIVAGTDAGLIDPPSTTPTLTVDLSRTSANLPLVGGTRAFAQATSGTAHAVTPSRLDGLKVPGAIRPFAVPGGAAR, from the coding sequence ATGCCGATACGCAGAACACTGGTGGTGGGGGCGGTCGCCGCCCTGATGGCCGTGCTGGTCTCGCCCTCCGGAGCGCAGGCCGCCCCGGCCCGGGAGAGCAGACCCGTCTACTCGTACGACAACGCGATACGCGAATCCGTCTGGGTGGACACCGGACTCGACGGTGATGCGGACGGGAAGACCGACCGGGTCGCCGTCGACATCGTCCGGCCCAGGGAGCCCGCCCAGCAGGGCCGGAAGATACCCGTGATCATGGACGCCAGCCCGTACTACTCTTGCTGCGGGCGCGGCAACGAAAGCCAGTTGAAGACCTACGACGCCAACGGGAACGTCGTCCAGTTCCCGCTCTTCTACGACAACTACTTCGTACCCCGCGGCTACGCCTTCGTCGCCGTCGACCTCGCCGGAACCAACCGCTCCGACGGCTGCATCGACATCGGCGGCCGCTCCGACATCCAGTCCGCCAAGGCCGCCGTCGACTGGCTCAACGGCCGCGCCCGCGCCTACACCACGCGTACCGGCGCCACCCGCGCGGCGAAGGCCGACTGGACCAACGGCAAGACCGGCATGATCGGCAAGAGCTGGGACGCCACCATCGCCAACGGCGTCGCGGCCACCGGAGTCGAGGGCCTCAAGACGATCGTCCCGATCTCCGGCATCTCCTCCTGGTACGACTACTACTTCCAGCAGGGCGCGCCGCTCTACGACTCGGGCCCCGACTCCCTCGCCGAGTACGTCGACAGCCCCGAGCAGCTGGCCCGCTGCGCCGCCGTGCAGAAGAAGCTCGTCGACGGAGCCCCGCGCACCGGCGACTGGACGAAGCTCTGGAGCGAGCGCGACTACGTTCCCGACGCCGGCAAGGTGAAGGCCAGCGTCTTCGCCGTCCACGGAATGCAGGACCTCAACGTCCGCACCAAGCACCTCGGCCAGTGGTGGGACGCCCTCGCCAAGAACGGTGTCGAGCGCAAGATCTGGCTCTCCCAGACCGGCCACGTCGACCCCTTCGACTACCGGCGCGGAGCCTGGGTGGACACCCTGCACCGCTGGTTCGACCACTACCTCCTCGGCTACGACAACGGCATCGACCACGAGCCCATGGCCGACATCGAGCGCCACCCCGACCAGTGGTCCACCGACAAGGTCTGGCCGCCGCGCACCACCGACACCACCAAAGTCCGCCCCGCGAGCGGCAGTTCGGCCGGAGTGGGCACCCTCGGCCTGAAGGCCGCGAGGCCCGGATCGACCGAGACCTTCACCGACGACCCGGCGCAGGACGAGACCAACTGGGCATCCGCGATCGACACCTCGACGCCCGCCAAGACCGGCTTCACCACCAAGCCGCTCACCAAGGACCTCAGGCTCTCCGGCTCCTCGACGGTCACCGTCACCGCCACCCCGACCACGGCGACCGCCCATCTCTCGGCCGTCCTCGTCGACCTCGGCCCCGACACCATCAGGAACTACTCCGCCGGTGGGGAAGGCATCACCACACTCACCACCCGCAGCTGCTGGGGTGCGAGCACCGCCGGTGACAGCTCCTGCTTCCTCGACACCAAGGCGAAAACCGCGGCCGTCGACTACACCGTGTTCAGCCGCGGCTGGGCCGACCTCGGCAACTACGCCTCCGACCACAAGGGCCGCACGCTCTCCCCGGGCAAGGCGTACACGATCACCATCGACCTGGCGGCGACCGACCACGTCGTGCCGGCGGGCCACCGCCTCGCCCTGATCGTCGCGGGTACGGACGCGGGCCTCATCGACCCGCCGAGCACCACACCCACCCTCACCGTCGACCTCTCGCGCACCTCGGCGAACCTGCCGCTCGTCGGCGGCACCAGGGCCTTCGCGCAGGCCACTTCGGGCACGGCCCACGCGGTCACCCCGTCCCGGCTCGACGGCCTGAAGGTGCCCGGCGCGATCCGCCCGTTCGCCGTACCCGGCGGTGCCGCCCGATGA